One Spinacia oleracea cultivar Varoflay chromosome 4, BTI_SOV_V1, whole genome shotgun sequence DNA segment encodes these proteins:
- the LOC110792832 gene encoding cytochrome P450 704B1, translating to MSNLDNSNSPSNYNNGYYNIGSMILIGCCMVSSWIFIQRWGQRNKVGPKTWPLIGAAVEQLMNFDNMHDWLVEYLSKSKTVVVPMPFTTYTYIADPANVEHVLKTNFANYPKGEVYQSYMEVLLGNGIFNADGESWRKQRKTASFEFASKNLRDFSTVVFREYSLKLFTLLSQASFQNRSVDMQELLMRMTLDSICKVGFGVEIGTLAPHLPENAFARAFDTANIIVTLRFIDPLWKVKKFLNVGSEALLTQSMKIIDDFTYSVIRRRKAEIEEAKTDSNNTKMKHDILSRFIELGEDPDNDTTEKSLRDIVLNFVIAGRDTTATTLSWGIYMIMTHEDVAEKLYLELKSIEEERANEEKVELIDCDIEDPVSFNKRVSQFADLLTYDSLSKLYYLHAVITETLRLYPAVPQDPKGILEDDILPDGTKVKAGGMVTYVPYSMGRMEYNWGPDAAAFKPERWLKDGFFQNASPFKFTAFQAGPRICLGKDSAYLQMKMALAILCRFYKFKLVQGHPIKYRMMTILSMAHGLKLTVSRCS from the exons ATGTCCAATTTAGATAATTCTAATTCACCATCTAATTACAACAATGGTTATTATAATATTGGATCGATGATATTGATAGGTTGTTGTATGGTTTCGTCATGGATTTTTATACAAAGATGGGGACAAAGAAACAAGGTGGGACCCAAGACATGGCCATTGATTGGTGCTGCTGTTGAACAATTGATGAACTTTGATAATATGCATGATTGGCTTGTTGAGTATCTCTCCAAGTCCAAGACTGTGGTTGTTCCAATGCCCTTCACCACCTATACGTATATTGCTGATCCTGCAAATGTTGAGCATGTTCTTAAGACCAACTTTGCTAATTATCCCAAG GGTGAAGTATACCAATCGTACATGGAAGTTTTGCTAGGGAATGGGATATTCAATGCAGATGGTGAAAGTTGgagaaaacaaaggaaaacagCAAGCTTTGAGTTTGCATCTAAGAATTTAAGAGACTTTAGCACTGTTGTTTTTAGAGAGTATAGCTTAAAGCTGTTTACCCTTTTAAGCCAAGCATCTTTCCAGAATAGATCCGTCGATATGCAG GAATTGTTGATGAGGATGACATTAGACTCCATATGCAAAGTGGGTTTTGgagttgaaattggaacattgGCACCTCATCTACCTGAAAACGCATTTGCTCGTGCTTTCGACACAGCTAACATCATTGTTACACTAAGGTTTATTGATCCTCTTTGGAAAGTTAAGAAGTTTCTAAATGTGGGATCTGAGGCTTTACTTACTCAAAGTATGAAAATCATTGATGACTTTACATATTCTGTAATCCGGAGGCGAAAAGCTGAAATTGAAGAGGCTAAAACAGATTCTAACAACACAAAG ATGAAACATGACATATTATCAAGGTTCATAGAGTTGGGAGAAGATCCTGATAACGACACAACGGAGAAGAGCCTAAGAGATATAGTGCTGAATTTCGTGATCGCAGGGCGAGACACCACAGCAACAACACTGTCATGGGGAATATACATGATAATGACTCATGAAGATGTTGCTGAAAAGCTTTACTTAGAGCTAAAATCAATAGAAGAAGAGCGAGCAAATGAAGAAAAGGTGGAGTTAATTGATTGTGATATAGAAGACCCTGTATCTTTTAACAAAAGGGTGTCACAATTTGCAGACCTTTTAACTTATGATTCTTTGTCTAAGTTATACTACTTACATGCTGTTATCACAGAGACTCTCAGACTTTACCCTGCAGTTCCTCAG GATCCAAAGGGCATATTGGAAGATGATATACTACCAGATGGTACAAAGGTAAAAGCAGGAGGTATGGTGACATATGTACCATATTCAATGGGAAGAATGGAGTACAATTGGGGCCCAGATGCTGCTGCCTTCAAGCCTGAGAGGTGGCTCAAAGATGGTTTCTTCCAAAATGCCTCTCCTTTCAAATTTACTGCCTTTCAG GCTGGTCCGAGAATATGTCTTGGGAAGGACTCGGCATATTTACAGATGAAGATGGCATTGGCTATTCTGTGCAGATTTTACAAATTCAAGTTGGTACAAGGACATCCTATTAAGTACAGGATGATGACAATTCTCTCTATGGCTCATGGATTAAAGCTTACGGTCTCTAGGTGTTCTTAA